Proteins from a single region of Thiovulum sp. ES:
- a CDS encoding DNA-directed RNA polymerase, subunit K/omega (PFAM: RNA polymerase Rpb6~IMG reference gene:2508610552_SP): protein MNRLEITLSKALPFVGGDIYLLAIIVAKRAEQIANGDEPMVSENEIKDYKPADIALLELSKGLLEYDVA, encoded by the coding sequence ATGAATAGACTTGAAATCACTCTTTCTAAAGCACTCCCTTTTGTTGGTGGAGATATATATTTACTCGCAATTATTGTTGCAAAACGGGCTGAACAGATCGCAAATGGAGACGAACCAATGGTTTCTGAAAATGAAATCAAAGATTACAAACCTGCTGATATTGCTCTTCTTGAACTCTCAAAAGGTCTCTTGGAATACGATGTAGCCTAG